A genomic region of Miscanthus floridulus cultivar M001 chromosome 3, ASM1932011v1, whole genome shotgun sequence contains the following coding sequences:
- the LOC136547570 gene encoding nicotianamine synthase 3-like: MVVMGKEQQQHEEEGKVVQEEVQVVQETVPPEEDKEAEAALVHKISGLAAAIGKLPSLRPSPEVNALFTELVTACIPRSTVDVERLGPELQEMRGRLIRLCADAEGLLEAHYSDLLAAFDNPLEHLSLFPYFNNYILLSQLEHGLLARHVPGPAPSRVAFVGSGPLPLSSLVLAARHLPGASFDNYDICGDANERARRLVRGDGALQARMAFRTSDVADVTRDLASYDAVFLAALVGMAAEEKARVVEHLGRHMAPGAALVVRSAHGARGFLYPVVDPEEIRRGGFDVLAVHHPEGEVINSVIIARKPVAVDAHAAGGVGVAELGHAHAHGAVLSRPCLCCEIEARAHQKMEEVAMEQLPS; the protein is encoded by the coding sequence ATGGTCGTCATGGgcaaggagcagcagcagcacgaggAGGAGGGAAAGGTCGTCCAAGAAGAAGTACAAGTCGTCCAGGAGACGGTGCCGCCGGAGGAGGACAAGGAGGCCGAGGCGGCGCTGGTGCACAAAATCTCCGGCCTGGCCGCCGCCATCGGGAAGCTCCCGTCCCTGAGACCGTCGCCGGAGGTGAACGCGCTCTTCACCGAACTCGTGACGGCGTGCATCCCTCGCAGCACCGTCGACGTGGAGCGCCTGGGCCCCGAGCTGCAGGAGATGCGCGGGCGCCTGATCCGCCTCTGCGCCGACGCGGAGGGCCTGCTGGAGGCGCACTACTCCGACCTGCTGGCCGCCTTCGACAACCCGCTGGAGCATCTGTCGCTGTTCCCCTACTTCAACAACTACATCCTGCTGAGCCAGCTGGAGCACGGCCTTCTGGCGCGCCACGTGCCGGGGCCGGCGCCGTCCCGCGTCGCCTTCGTCGGCTCCGGCCCGCTCCCGCTGAGCTCCCTGGTGCTCGCCGCGCGCCACCTCCCGGGCGCCTCGTTCGACAACTACGACATCTGCGGGGACGCCAACGAGCGGGCGCGTCGCCTGGTGCGCGGCGACGGCGCGCTCCAGGCGCGCATGGCGTTCCGCACCTCCGACGTGGCGGACGTGACCCGGGACCTGGCCTCCTACGACGCCGTGTTCCTGGCGGCGCTGGTGGGCATGGCCGCTGAGGAGAAGGCCCGCGTGGTGGAGCACCTCGGGAGGCACATGGCCCCCGGCGCAGCGCTGGTGGTGCGGAGCGCGCACGGCGCGCGCGGGTTCCTGTACCCCGTGGTGGACCCCGAGGAGATCCGGCGCGGCGGATTCGACGTGCTCGCCGTGCACCACCCGGAGGGGGAGGTGATCAACTCCGTCATCATCGCGCGCAAGCCCGTCGCCGTGGACGCGCACGCCGCCGGCGGGGTGGGAGTAGCCGAACTGGGACACGCGCACGCGCACGGCGCCGTGCTCAGCCGGCCCTGCCTCTGCTGCGAGATTGAAGCCCGGGCGCACcagaagatggaggaggtggcCATGGAGCAGCTGCCGTCCTAG